A stretch of Synechococcus sp. MIT S9220 DNA encodes these proteins:
- a CDS encoding ribose-phosphate pyrophosphokinase produces MTGFLTAARAEQEKIQNDTRRLRLFTGTSNPALSREIAAYLGVPDGPRVCKRFADGELYVQIQESIRGCDVFLIQPTCAPVNDHLMELLIMVDACRRASARQVTAVVPYYGYARADRKTAGRESITAKLTANLLATSGVDRVLAMDLHSAQIQGYFDIPCDHIYGSPVLVDYLSDQDLGEVVVVSPDVGGVARARAFAKQMNDAPLAIIDKRRTGHNMAESLTVIGDVQDKTAILIDDMIDTGGTICAGARLLREKGARRVIACATHAVFSPPAAERLSVDGLFEQVVVTNSIPIPSDRVFSQLKVLSVANMLGEAIWRIHEESSVSSMFR; encoded by the coding sequence GTGACCGGATTCCTGACTGCAGCCCGCGCCGAACAGGAGAAGATCCAGAACGACACGAGGCGTCTGCGGCTTTTCACTGGAACCTCCAATCCTGCCCTGTCACGTGAAATTGCCGCCTATCTGGGCGTACCGGATGGTCCAAGAGTCTGCAAACGCTTCGCCGACGGTGAGCTCTATGTGCAGATTCAGGAATCCATTCGAGGCTGCGACGTATTCCTGATCCAGCCCACTTGCGCTCCTGTGAACGATCACCTGATGGAGCTGCTGATCATGGTGGATGCCTGCCGACGCGCCTCCGCCAGACAGGTCACCGCTGTTGTGCCTTATTACGGCTATGCCAGGGCTGATCGCAAAACAGCAGGCCGTGAGTCGATCACCGCGAAGCTGACCGCCAACCTGCTTGCGACCTCCGGTGTTGACCGAGTGCTGGCGATGGATCTCCATTCCGCTCAGATCCAGGGTTACTTCGACATTCCCTGCGATCACATCTACGGCTCTCCAGTTCTTGTCGACTATTTATCCGATCAGGACCTGGGCGAGGTTGTGGTGGTGTCTCCGGACGTGGGCGGTGTCGCACGCGCAAGAGCCTTTGCCAAACAGATGAATGATGCGCCTCTGGCCATCATCGACAAACGGCGAACAGGTCACAACATGGCCGAAAGCCTCACCGTGATTGGTGATGTGCAGGACAAGACTGCCATTTTGATCGACGACATGATCGACACCGGCGGCACAATCTGCGCCGGCGCACGCCTGCTGCGAGAGAAAGGGGCGCGGCGGGTGATCGCCTGCGCCACTCATGCCGTGTTCTCCCCACCTGCGGCGGAGCGGCTCTCAGTAGACGGTCTGTTTGAGCAGGTGGTGGTGACGAACTCGATTCCAATCCCTTCAGACCGTGTGTTCTCACAGCTGAAGGTTCTCTCGGTCGCCAACATGCTGGGCGAAGCGATCTGGCGGATTCATGAGGAGAGCTCCGTTAGCTCGATGTTCCGCTAA
- a CDS encoding LCP family protein has protein sequence MKDEGPTGDPSPSRLTRWFGSHPFRTILRIAAALAGASLIAGGLGLIWPKPDPIAAEPPSADDPASLAPLPKGPVMVLVVGIDADGINDLSNRAAPKGPANADSLMLIQISPGDPVQVLQLPTELAVNLPGRTTLQSLADAYPLGSVALTADVVAEVVGLKNGAPERFVVIPRQALRSLVDGLGEVEVTLNQSYEHKDSAQNYSVNLQAGRQTLNGQQAEQLARYRPEPKNDQARRSRQQSLLNGIHEQLNQPNAIALLPSVIGEVSAQMETDLTPMEMMSLAAAALSSNQPPVITQLELAPRTGQQVMRELKPNQQRPLWPVPPGDAADN, from the coding sequence ATGAAGGACGAGGGACCGACAGGTGATCCTTCACCGAGCCGATTGACGCGATGGTTCGGGAGCCATCCCTTCAGAACCATTCTGAGAATCGCCGCTGCTTTGGCGGGAGCGAGCCTGATCGCTGGAGGGCTCGGGTTGATCTGGCCAAAACCTGACCCAATAGCGGCGGAACCGCCCTCCGCAGATGATCCGGCCAGCCTGGCACCACTTCCCAAAGGTCCAGTCATGGTGCTGGTCGTGGGCATCGATGCGGATGGCATCAATGATTTAAGCAACAGAGCCGCTCCCAAAGGACCGGCCAATGCCGACAGTCTGATGCTCATCCAGATCAGCCCTGGCGACCCCGTGCAAGTGCTGCAGCTGCCAACAGAACTCGCGGTGAATCTGCCCGGGCGCACAACACTGCAATCGCTGGCTGATGCCTATCCGCTCGGCAGCGTTGCCCTGACTGCCGATGTCGTTGCTGAAGTGGTGGGTTTGAAGAATGGAGCACCGGAACGGTTCGTGGTCATCCCCCGCCAAGCTCTTCGCAGTCTTGTGGACGGACTGGGTGAAGTGGAAGTCACGCTCAATCAGTCCTATGAGCACAAGGACTCAGCTCAGAACTACAGCGTGAACCTGCAGGCAGGACGGCAAACACTGAACGGCCAGCAGGCCGAACAGTTAGCCCGCTACAGACCTGAGCCCAAAAATGATCAAGCACGGCGCAGCCGGCAACAAAGCCTTCTGAACGGGATTCACGAGCAGCTGAATCAACCCAATGCGATCGCCCTTCTGCCCTCTGTGATTGGCGAAGTCAGCGCCCAGATGGAAACAGATCTCACGCCCATGGAGATGATGAGCTTGGCAGCCGCAGCGCTCAGCAGCAATCAGCCGCCGGTGATCACGCAGCTGGAACTGGCACCCCGAACGGGACAGCAGGTGATGCGAGAACTCAAACCGAACCAGCAGCGTCCCCTCTGGCCAGTACCTCCTGGCGATGCTGCAGACAACTGA